Below is a genomic region from Brassica oleracea var. oleracea cultivar TO1000 chromosome C9, BOL, whole genome shotgun sequence.
AAACAGTGTAAACCAACCCAAACGTCATCACAATCTCGAAAACGACTGCGTTCCACGGTGTGACTCCATGAGAGATCGAAAACGCTGCCGTTTCCATCCCTCCAGTACTTACCTTGAGCAACAAGCAAGCTACGACTGCTCCTAGTAACTGAGCGATCCAATAAAGAATAGCTCTCAACAACGTTATGTTCCCACCTATAAAAGCTCCAAACGTAACCGCGGGATTCACGTGGCCGCCCGAAACGTTTGCTCCAACGGAAACCGCCACGAACAATGCAAACGCATGAGACAACGACGCGGCCACTAGACCAGAAGGTGTGGCTGGACCGTCTCCGGTTAGCTTTCCGTAAGCCATGCCGGAACCTTGACCGGCGAAAACGAATATAACCATGGAGAAAAACTCAGCAAAAGCCGCTCTGATCGCATCTCGACCGCTAGCTTCTCCTGGCGTTCCAATCGCAATTCTATTAATAGCCATTTTGTTACAAAAAAAAAAGGCTTTGTTTTCTTGCTTTTCTTTTGTGTTTTGTCACTTGAGTTTATATAGTTAAAGAGGGAGTGAGACGTGTGTGTTGGAGAATCGTTCAAGAGACTGAGATTAGTGTTTCACGGTGGGCCCCTAGTTTTGAGAGATCTAACGGTGTTTATTAATCCTGATTAGTTAATCGGTTAAGCCCGTGTTTCTCGCTTTCTATAAATAAGGTTATAGCTCGCAATTGCAGAACACGCGCTCTACCGTTTTCTTTGCCTTGTTATTTGGCTTTCTCCACACTTTCCGCAAGACTGTTCTGTTCTTGAAACATCCGTTGTTCCAAGGTACGACGACTTTCTTTGGTTCCTCTTTTTTGCTTCTTGGATCTCAATCTTTTGATGTTTGACGCTCTATATTATCTTAGGTTGAAGATGATTGATAGATTACGATATGTTGTAGGGTTTTGTTGATTAGTTGTAGTAGAATATGACTTTGAGTGGTCAATCTTTTGAGTAATGGATCCTATTTAATATGAAAATCAATAGTTAAGCAGCATATCCTGATTTAGACTTGAACTCAAGAAGTCAAGTCATTGAATCTAAACATTTGGTTTGTTTTCTTGAATTGCTCTGTTTGTTAGATGAGTGAAGAAGTGAAAGAGAATCAATCTGACAAGCTTCAGAGAACAGCTCCACGTTTGAACGAGAGGATACTCTCATCTTTATCAAGGAGATCGGTTGCTGCTCATCCATGGCATGATCTTGAAATCGGTAAAATCACTAATCATTAGATTACTAAAAACATATTTATATTTATATATATTCTGTTTTGAGTCTTATAGTTAATGATTTTGAAGTCTTTTTAACTATAATATTGTTGGGAAAAATGAAAATTGTGCGCAGGACCTGGAGCTCCGTCGATCTTCAATGTGGTAAGTCTTATGCTTGATGATGTGATGTTAATCTGAAATGATGTTAAGATCACAAAAGAGAATCTGATATTGAATCGTTTGGATATTTGAATTAAATTTAGGTTATTGAGATCTCAAAGGGTAGCAAGGTCAAATATGAACTTGACAAAAAGACAGGACTCATCAAGGTAAAAATAACCTAGAGTAATATTTTGCCTGGTTAGAGCAATCTTATTGGGGGTTTCTTACTCCTAGGTTCTTAAAATACATGTATATGTATATATATATTATATAGGCGTATGTAATTATGGGATTCTAAGCTTTAAGAAACTTTCGGTTGGGTTTCCTGTAAAACTTAGAATCCCACAATTACATACGTTTATATAATATATACATACATATACATGTATTTTAATAACCTAGGAGTAAGAAACCCCAATAAGATTGCTCTTAGTGGTTACTTTATATCACATAATAGCCATATCCGCTAGTGGTTACTTTCTGACTCCTAATATAAACTGTTT
It encodes:
- the LOC106316693 gene encoding aquaporin TIP1-3 — encoded protein: MAINRIAIGTPGEASGRDAIRAAFAEFFSMVIFVFAGQGSGMAYGKLTGDGPATPSGLVAASLSHAFALFVAVSVGANVSGGHVNPAVTFGAFIGGNITLLRAILYWIAQLLGAVVACLLLKVSTGGMETAAFSISHGVTPWNAVVFEIVMTFGLVYTVYATAVDPKKGDIGIIAPLAIGLIVGANILVGGAFDGASMNPAVSFGPAVVSWTWTNHWVYWVGPFIGAAIAAIVYDTIFIDSNGHEPLPSSDF